A genomic region of Desulfonatronum thiodismutans contains the following coding sequences:
- the thpR gene encoding RNA 2',3'-cyclic phosphodiesterase: MRCFIGLPLPEAYQRLLAGIIEEWKIPLGSGVSWTRPGNWHLTLKFLGDIQEQRIKPLMEALGEGLSGEKTCPAFALRGRGAGFFPDLRRPRVFWVGLGKGMEQARKLATRVESTCAGLGFAREERTFRPHLTVARIKPPRKDRHCMARRGSRETRHSSASPWVDILRSVGEFSWPEITVDRMVLWESRLSAEGPNYRPLAEWRLMTGATR; this comes from the coding sequence ATGCGCTGCTTTATTGGCCTACCGTTGCCCGAAGCCTACCAGCGGTTGCTGGCGGGCATCATTGAGGAATGGAAAATCCCGCTGGGCTCCGGGGTATCCTGGACCAGGCCGGGGAACTGGCATCTGACGTTGAAATTTTTGGGAGATATCCAGGAGCAGCGGATCAAGCCCTTGATGGAGGCTTTAGGGGAGGGGCTTTCCGGTGAAAAAACGTGCCCGGCGTTTGCGTTGCGGGGACGCGGCGCGGGATTTTTCCCGGATCTACGCAGGCCTCGGGTTTTCTGGGTGGGGCTGGGCAAAGGGATGGAGCAGGCCCGCAAACTGGCGACCAGGGTCGAGTCCACATGCGCGGGTCTGGGTTTTGCCAGAGAAGAACGAACGTTTCGACCGCATCTCACCGTGGCGCGGATCAAGCCGCCACGAAAAGACCGCCACTGCATGGCGCGGCGTGGTTCACGGGAAACCAGGCACTCATCCGCGTCGCCTTGGGTCGATATTCTCCGCTCCGTGGGAGAGTTTTCCTGGCCGGAAATCACCGTGGACCGGATGGTGCTCTGGGAGAGTCGCTTGTCCGCGGAAGGGCCGAACTATCGGCCCCTGGCGGAATGGAGACTGATGACGGGAGCCACGAGGTGA
- a CDS encoding cereblon family protein, which produces MLRLDHGRSPEHILVEESLDETETLPGPVLRCRACGSAITSMDQRIAINDRHDHVFFNPHGHVFAIGCFARAPGALPASPPSTEFSWFPGLSWQVAACAACQAHLGWRFQDGRNSGFFGLILDRLIEDG; this is translated from the coding sequence GTGCTTCGCCTGGACCATGGCCGAAGCCCGGAGCATATTCTCGTCGAAGAATCCCTGGATGAAACCGAAACGCTCCCTGGGCCGGTCCTGCGCTGCCGGGCTTGCGGATCGGCAATCACCTCGATGGACCAGCGCATCGCGATCAACGATCGCCACGACCATGTCTTCTTCAATCCTCACGGACACGTCTTTGCAATCGGCTGCTTCGCCCGCGCCCCCGGCGCGCTCCCGGCAAGCCCGCCCAGCACCGAATTCTCCTGGTTTCCCGGCCTCTCCTGGCAGGTCGCCGCGTGCGCGGCCTGCCAGGCGCATCTCGGCTGGCGCTTTCAGGACGGCCGGAACTCCGGCTTTTTCGGCCTGATTCTGGATAGGCTGATCGAGGATGGGTGA
- a CDS encoding HD-GYP domain-containing protein — MRDVTDDLVRIMERIAGGEYGSDLFRYSTEEHPEMVRRIAEAMGMMMVKVEAREQRILMDLEELRERHEMFKKAVTSFALAMSSAIGARDPYTQGHEQRTAGYALRLARRVGLSMEDAQSVYLGAMLHDIGKLGFSDALFSGEDCRDSPELLQAIKAHPKIGGSILLWLDFLGPALDVVRHHHERMDGSGYPQGLVGEDIPYFARIVAVADIFDAITTDRPYQRGKTLREGLATLEAIAGSHLDPVLVAAFQEEVLENGLE; from the coding sequence ATGCGGGATGTCACGGATGATCTTGTGCGGATCATGGAGCGGATTGCTGGTGGTGAATATGGAAGCGATCTCTTCCGGTACAGTACGGAGGAGCATCCGGAAATGGTGCGCAGGATCGCCGAGGCCATGGGGATGATGATGGTCAAGGTGGAGGCCAGGGAGCAGCGCATTTTGATGGACCTTGAAGAACTCCGCGAGCGGCACGAAATGTTCAAAAAAGCGGTGACCAGTTTCGCTTTGGCCATGTCGTCCGCGATAGGGGCTCGGGATCCCTACACCCAGGGGCACGAGCAGCGTACCGCAGGATATGCCTTGCGTCTGGCCCGAAGGGTCGGCTTGTCCATGGAGGACGCCCAGTCTGTATATCTCGGGGCCATGCTGCATGATATCGGCAAACTCGGTTTTTCCGATGCGCTGTTTAGCGGCGAGGATTGTCGTGATTCACCGGAACTGCTGCAAGCGATCAAGGCCCATCCGAAAATCGGCGGTTCCATCTTGCTCTGGCTCGATTTTCTCGGCCCCGCCCTGGACGTGGTGCGTCACCATCACGAGCGCATGGACGGCTCAGGGTATCCGCAAGGCCTGGTCGGCGAGGACATCCCCTATTTCGCCCGAATCGTGGCCGTGGCCGATATCTTTGACGCCATTACCACGGATCGTCCCTACCAACGCGGCAAGACCCTGCGCGAAGGTCTCGCCACTTTGGAGGCCATCGCCGGATCCCATCTCGACCCGGTCCTGGTGGCCGCGTTTCAGGAGGAGGTTCTGGAGAACGGGCTGGAATAG
- a CDS encoding CinA family protein, which produces MTHTKNENLEDIIRALGTELCKRSALLAAAESCTGGLISHEATNVSGSSGWFAGGVVAYANHVKQQVLGVPETVLTTHGAVSRETVLAMAQGARRLLGAQAALAVSGIAGPDGGTPEKPVGTVWMAWALGEAMHSALWRFSGTRLEIKHQTARVALEGMLNMVRKAGG; this is translated from the coding sequence ATGACCCATACGAAGAATGAAAACCTCGAAGATATCATCCGGGCCCTGGGCACGGAGCTTTGCAAACGATCCGCGCTGCTGGCCGCAGCTGAATCCTGCACCGGAGGGCTGATCAGCCACGAAGCGACCAACGTCTCGGGCAGCTCGGGCTGGTTTGCCGGCGGCGTCGTGGCCTACGCCAACCACGTCAAGCAGCAGGTCTTGGGGGTGCCGGAGACCGTGTTGACGACCCATGGAGCGGTCAGCCGGGAGACGGTCCTGGCCATGGCCCAAGGTGCACGGCGACTCCTCGGTGCCCAGGCCGCCCTGGCCGTCTCCGGCATCGCCGGTCCGGACGGAGGAACTCCGGAAAAGCCCGTGGGCACGGTCTGGATGGCCTGGGCGCTGGGCGAAGCAATGCACAGCGCGCTTTGGCGCTTTTCCGGAACACGTCTGGAGATCAAACACCAGACCGCACGGGTGGCCCTGGAAGGGATGTTGAACATGGTTCGGAAAGCAGGGGGCTGA
- a CDS encoding NAD(+)/NADH kinase gives MSRIHPKSVLLVVKRGHGEALGLADEISGWLTRRGIVAWVTENEDDLSSCLPAQSQTPTLVLVLGGDGTMISVARKICTNDMALLGINFARVGFLTECSRDAWKEVLEDILANGAAVSSRLLLDVRLVRDDATLLSTVAVNDIVVGRGNLARLVNLELFFADERIAALRADGLVLSTPTGASAYSYSAGGPLIYPELEVICATPICSFLTEVKPFVFPADQEIRVRVNEETTEVFLTLDGQSGWPLRKGDTVLVARSSRRMHLVRYPGSSYFQKLKAKGFLREI, from the coding sequence ATGAGTCGCATCCATCCTAAGTCCGTCCTTCTGGTCGTCAAACGAGGTCATGGCGAAGCCCTCGGTCTGGCCGACGAAATCTCTGGCTGGCTGACCCGGCGCGGGATCGTTGCCTGGGTTACTGAAAACGAGGACGACCTCTCTTCGTGTTTGCCTGCCCAAAGCCAGACTCCGACCCTGGTTCTCGTTTTGGGCGGGGACGGGACCATGATCAGCGTGGCCCGAAAGATCTGCACCAACGACATGGCGCTGCTGGGGATCAACTTCGCGCGGGTGGGATTTCTGACGGAATGTTCAAGGGATGCCTGGAAGGAGGTCCTGGAGGACATTCTTGCCAACGGGGCCGCGGTGTCCTCACGCTTACTCCTGGACGTCCGTCTGGTCCGCGACGACGCCACCCTGCTTTCAACCGTCGCGGTGAACGACATCGTGGTCGGTCGGGGCAACTTGGCCCGACTGGTCAACCTGGAACTGTTCTTCGCGGACGAACGAATCGCCGCCCTACGGGCCGACGGCTTGGTGCTTTCCACGCCCACCGGGGCTTCTGCCTATTCCTACTCCGCGGGGGGGCCGCTGATCTATCCGGAATTGGAGGTGATTTGCGCCACTCCGATCTGTTCGTTCCTGACGGAAGTCAAGCCGTTCGTCTTTCCGGCCGATCAAGAAATCCGGGTCCGGGTGAACGAGGAGACGACCGAGGTGTTTCTGACTCTTGACGGACAATCGGGCTGGCCGTTGCGCAAGGGGGACACGGTGCTGGTCGCCAGGTCGTCCCGAAGAATGCATCTGGTCAGGTATCCGGGGTCGTCCTATTTTCAAAAACTCAAGGCCAAAGGTTTTCTTCGGGAGATCTGA